A stretch of the Macaca thibetana thibetana isolate TM-01 chromosome X, ASM2454274v1, whole genome shotgun sequence genome encodes the following:
- the SAGE1 gene encoding sarcoma antigen 1 isoform X2 translates to MYSQEDHIFQLCSANLCASYVPIINQNVLITHIVNPEDYLQMQASPFRMSQLTPPEELHTVAYVFTNGGPQMRSDEVNPVAKGHQSKKKHSRKSKRHSSSKRRKSMSLWLDKQEDASVTHNVHEEKIKNGQPAHNNVIATVPTALINMAAAGISSMSTRDQYAAVTHNIHEEKINNSQPATNNILSTAPPWLGAMAAAGISSTSTRDLYAAVTHNVHEERINNSQPAADNILSTAPPWLGAMAAAGISSTSTRDLYAAVTHNVHEERINNSQPAADNILSTAPPWLGAMAAAGISSTSTRDLYSTVTHNIREERMENGQPQPDNILSTGPTGLINMAATPIPATSARNLYATVTHNGREQKMENVQPAPDNVLLTLRPQLINMAATGISTMSTRDPYATVNHHVHEARMENGQPQQDNVLSNVLSGFINVAGASIPAMSSRDLWYSTVTHNIREERMENGQPQPDNILSTGPTGLINMAATPIPATSARDLYATVTHNGREQKMENVQPAPDNVLLTLRPQLINMAATGISSMSTRDPYATVNHHVHEARMENGQPQQDNVLSNVLSGFINVAGASIPAMSSRDLWYVTATHNVHEAKMKNDQQAPDNSLSTVPPGCTNLSGAGISSRSTRDSTVIHDIQEEEMENGQIPPDGLLSNSDSPELINMTGHRMPPEALGSFSYDFTSLSKDELLYKPDSNEFAVGIKNYSVSAGDPPVTAMSSVETVPNTLQISPAMAKKINDDIKYQLMKEVRRFGQNYERIFNLLEEVQGSMKVKRQFVEFTIKEAARFKKVVLIQQLEKVLKEIDSHCHLRKVKHMRKK, encoded by the exons ATGTACTCTCAAGAGGATCATATATTTCAGCTGTGTAGTGCCAATTTATGTGCCAGTTATGTTCCAATTATAAATCAAAATGTTCTAATAACACACATAGTTAATCCTGAGGACTATCTGCAGATGCAGGCTTCTCCATTTCGAATGAGTCAACTAACTCCACCTGAAGAACTTCATACTGTTGCCTATGTGTTTACAAATGGTGGGCCG CAAATGAGGAGTGATGAAGTAAATCCGGTTGCAAAAGGAcatcaaagcaaaaagaaacattcCAGAAAATCTAAGAGACACTCTTCATCTAAGAGAAGGAAGAGTATGTCCCTGTGGTTAGACAAACAGGAAG ATGCTAGCGTCACTCACAATGTCCATGAAGAGAAGATAAAAAATGGCCAACCAGCACACAATAATGTCATTGCAACTGTTCCAACAGCGCTTATTAATATGGCAGCAGCTGGAATTTCATCCATGAGTACCAGGGACCAGT ATGCTGCAGTCACTCACAACATCCATGAAGAGAAGATAAATAACAGCCAACCAGCAACTAATAACATCTTGTCAACTGCTCCACCATGGCTTGGTGCTATGGCAGCAGCAGGAATTTCGTCTACGAGTACGAGAGATCTGT ATGCTGCAGTCACTCACAACGTCCATGAAGAGAGGATAAATAACAGCCAACCAGCAGCTGATAACATCTTGTCAACTGCTCCACCATGGCTTGGTGCTATGGCAGCAGCAGGAATTTCGTCCACAAGTACGAGAGATCTGT ATGCTGCAGTCACTCACAACGTCCATGAAGAGAGGATAAATAACAGCCAACCAGCAGCTGATAACATCTTGTCAACTGCTCCACCATGGCTTGGTGCTATGGCAGCAGCAGGAATTTCGTCCACAAGTACGAGAGATCTGT ATTCTACTGTCACTCACAATATCCGTGAAGAGAGAATGGAAAATGGCCAACCCCAACCTGATAACATCTTGTCAACTGGTCCCACAGGGCTTATTAATATGGCAGCGACTCCTATTCCAGCCACGAGTGCCAGAAATCTCT ATGCTACAGTCACTCACAATGGCCGTGAACAGAAGATGGAAAATGTCCAACCAGCACCTGATAACGTGCTATTGACTCTTCGACCACAGCTTATTAATATGGCAGCCACTGGTATTTCAACCATGAGTACCAGGGATCCGT ATGCTACTGTCAATCACCATGTCCATGAAGCAAGGATGGAAAATGGCCAACCACAACAGGATAACGTCTTGTCAAATGTTCTATCTGGGTTTATTAATGTGGCAGGAGCTAGTATTCCAGCAATGAGTTCCAGGGAtctgtggt ATTCTACTGTCACTCACAATATCCGTGAAGAGAGAATGGAAAATGGCCAACCCCAACCTGATAACATCTTGTCAACTGGTCCCACAGGGCTTATTAATATGGCAGCGACTCCTATTCCAGCCACGAGTGCCAGAGATCTCT ATGCTACAGTCACTCACAATGGCCGTGAACAGAAGATGGAAAATGTCCAACCAGCACCTGATAACGTGTTGTTGACTCTTCGACCACAGCTTATTAATATGGCAGCCACTGGTATTTCATCCATGAGTACCAGGGATCCGT ATGCTACTGTCAATCACCATGTCCATGAAGCAAGGATGGAAAATGGCCAACCACAACAGGATAACGTCTTGTCAAATGTTCTATCTGGGTTTATTAATGTGGCAGGAGCTAGTATTCCAGCAATGAGTTCCAGGGAtctgtggt ATGTCACCGCCACTCACAATGTCCATGAGGCGAAGATGAAAAATGACCAACAGGCACCTGATAACTCCTTGTCAACAGTTCCACCAGGGTGTACTAATCTGTCAGGAGCTGGTATTTCATCCAGGAGCACCAGGG ATTCTACTGTCATTCACGATATccaggaggaggaaatggaaaatggTCAAATCCCTCCTGATGGCCTCCTGTCAAATTCTGATTCACCAGAGCTTATAAATATGACAGGACATCGTATGCCACCCGAGGCATTGGGTTCTTTCTCTTACGACTTCACAAGTCTCAGCAAAGATGAGCTGCTTTACAAACCTGATAGTAATGAATTTGCTGTAGGCATCAAAAACTACAGTGTCTCTGCAGGTGACCCACCAGTCACAGCAATGTCTTCAGTGGAAACTGTGCCAAATACACTACAAATATCTCCTGCCATGGCAAAGAAAATTAATGATGATATAAAATATCAATTAATGAAAGAAGTTCGAAGGTTTGGGCAAA attatgAAAGAATTTTCAATTTGCTTGAAGAGGTACAAGGATCTATGAAGGTCAAGAGACAATTTGTTGAATTTACCATCAAGGAAGCAGCAAG GTTTAAAAAAGTTGTCTTAATTCAGCAACTCGAGAAGGTGCTTAAAGAAATAGATTCCCACTGCCATCTCAGAAAAGTTAagcacatgagaaaaaaataa
- the SAGE1 gene encoding sarcoma antigen 1 isoform X10, producing the protein MYSQEDHIFQLCSANLCASYVPIINQNVLITHIVNPEDYLQMQASPFRMSQLTPPEELHTVAYVFTNGGPQMRSDEVNPVAKGHQSKKKHSRKSKRHSSSKRRKSMSLWLDKQEDASVTHNVHEEKIKNGQPAHNNVIATVPTALINMAAAGISSMSTRDQYAAVTHNVHEERINNSQPAADNILSTAPPWLGAMAAAGISSTSTRDLYSTVTHNIREERMENGQPQPDNILSTGPTGLINMAATPIPATSARNLYATVTHNGREQKMENVQPAPDNVLLTLRPQLINMAATGISTMSTRDPYATVNHHVHEARMENGQPQQDNVLSNVLSGFINVAGASIPAMSSRDLWYSTVTHNIREERMENGQPQPDNILSTGPTGLINMAATPIPATSARDLYATVTHNGREQKMENVQPAPDNVLLTLRPQLINMAATGISSMSTRDPYATVNHHVHEARMENGQPQQDNVLSNVLSGFINVAGASIPAMSSRDLWYVTATHNVHEAKMKNDQQAPDNSLSTVPPGCTNLSGAGISSRSTRGLYSTVIHDIQEEEMENGQIPPDGLLSNSDSPELINMTGHRMPPEALGSFSYDFTSLSKDELLYKPDSNEFAVGIKNYSVSAGDPPVTAMSSVETVPNTLQISPAMAKKINDDIKYQLMKEVRRFGQNYERIFNLLEEVQGSMKVKRQFVEFTIKEAARFKKVVLIQQLEKVLKEIDSHCHLRKVKHMRKK; encoded by the exons ATGTACTCTCAAGAGGATCATATATTTCAGCTGTGTAGTGCCAATTTATGTGCCAGTTATGTTCCAATTATAAATCAAAATGTTCTAATAACACACATAGTTAATCCTGAGGACTATCTGCAGATGCAGGCTTCTCCATTTCGAATGAGTCAACTAACTCCACCTGAAGAACTTCATACTGTTGCCTATGTGTTTACAAATGGTGGGCCG CAAATGAGGAGTGATGAAGTAAATCCGGTTGCAAAAGGAcatcaaagcaaaaagaaacattcCAGAAAATCTAAGAGACACTCTTCATCTAAGAGAAGGAAGAGTATGTCCCTGTGGTTAGACAAACAGGAAG ATGCTAGCGTCACTCACAATGTCCATGAAGAGAAGATAAAAAATGGCCAACCAGCACACAATAATGTCATTGCAACTGTTCCAACAGCGCTTATTAATATGGCAGCAGCTGGAATTTCATCCATGAGTACCAGGGACCAGT ATGCTGCAGTCACTCACAACGTCCATGAAGAGAGGATAAATAACAGCCAACCAGCAGCTGATAACATCTTGTCAACTGCTCCACCATGGCTTGGTGCTATGGCAGCAGCAGGAATTTCGTCCACAAGTACGAGAGATCTGT ATTCTACTGTCACTCACAATATCCGTGAAGAGAGAATGGAAAATGGCCAACCCCAACCTGATAACATCTTGTCAACTGGTCCCACAGGGCTTATTAATATGGCAGCGACTCCTATTCCAGCCACGAGTGCCAGAAATCTCT ATGCTACAGTCACTCACAATGGCCGTGAACAGAAGATGGAAAATGTCCAACCAGCACCTGATAACGTGCTATTGACTCTTCGACCACAGCTTATTAATATGGCAGCCACTGGTATTTCAACCATGAGTACCAGGGATCCGT ATGCTACTGTCAATCACCATGTCCATGAAGCAAGGATGGAAAATGGCCAACCACAACAGGATAACGTCTTGTCAAATGTTCTATCTGGGTTTATTAATGTGGCAGGAGCTAGTATTCCAGCAATGAGTTCCAGGGAtctgtggt ATTCTACTGTCACTCACAATATCCGTGAAGAGAGAATGGAAAATGGCCAACCCCAACCTGATAACATCTTGTCAACTGGTCCCACAGGGCTTATTAATATGGCAGCGACTCCTATTCCAGCCACGAGTGCCAGAGATCTCT ATGCTACAGTCACTCACAATGGCCGTGAACAGAAGATGGAAAATGTCCAACCAGCACCTGATAACGTGTTGTTGACTCTTCGACCACAGCTTATTAATATGGCAGCCACTGGTATTTCATCCATGAGTACCAGGGATCCGT ATGCTACTGTCAATCACCATGTCCATGAAGCAAGGATGGAAAATGGCCAACCACAACAGGATAACGTCTTGTCAAATGTTCTATCTGGGTTTATTAATGTGGCAGGAGCTAGTATTCCAGCAATGAGTTCCAGGGAtctgtggt ATGTCACCGCCACTCACAATGTCCATGAGGCGAAGATGAAAAATGACCAACAGGCACCTGATAACTCCTTGTCAACAGTTCCACCAGGGTGTACTAATCTGTCAGGAGCTGGTATTTCATCCAGGAGCACCAGGGgtctgt ATTCTACTGTCATTCACGATATccaggaggaggaaatggaaaatggTCAAATCCCTCCTGATGGCCTCCTGTCAAATTCTGATTCACCAGAGCTTATAAATATGACAGGACATCGTATGCCACCCGAGGCATTGGGTTCTTTCTCTTACGACTTCACAAGTCTCAGCAAAGATGAGCTGCTTTACAAACCTGATAGTAATGAATTTGCTGTAGGCATCAAAAACTACAGTGTCTCTGCAGGTGACCCACCAGTCACAGCAATGTCTTCAGTGGAAACTGTGCCAAATACACTACAAATATCTCCTGCCATGGCAAAGAAAATTAATGATGATATAAAATATCAATTAATGAAAGAAGTTCGAAGGTTTGGGCAAA attatgAAAGAATTTTCAATTTGCTTGAAGAGGTACAAGGATCTATGAAGGTCAAGAGACAATTTGTTGAATTTACCATCAAGGAAGCAGCAAG GTTTAAAAAAGTTGTCTTAATTCAGCAACTCGAGAAGGTGCTTAAAGAAATAGATTCCCACTGCCATCTCAGAAAAGTTAagcacatgagaaaaaaataa
- the SAGE1 gene encoding sarcoma antigen 1 isoform X7 encodes MYSQEDHIFQLCSANLCASYVPIINQNVLITHIVNPEDYLQMQASPFRMSQLTPPEELHTVAYVFTNGGPQMRSDEVNPVAKGHQSKKKHSRKSKRHSSSKRRKSMSLWLDKQEDASVTHNVHEEKIKNGQPAHNNVIATVPTALINMAAAGISSMSTRDQYAAVTHNVHEERINNSQPAADNILSTAPPWLGAMAAAGISSTSTRDLYAAVTHNVHEERINNSQPAADNILSTAPPWLGAMAAAGISSTSTRDLYSTVTHNIREERMENGQPQPDNILSTGPTGLINMAATPIPATSARNLYATVTHNGREQKMENVQPAPDNVLLTLRPQLINMAATGISTMSTRDPYATVNHHVHEARMENGQPQQDNVLSNVLSGFINVAGASIPAMSSRDLWYSTVTHNIREERMENGQPQPDNILSTGPTGLINMAATPIPATSARDLYATVTHNGREQKMENVQPAPDNVLLTLRPQLINMAATGISSMSTRDPYATVNHHVHEARMENGQPQQDNVLSNVLSGFINVAGASIPAMSSRDLWYVTATHNVHEAKMKNDQQAPDNSLSTVPPGCTNLSGAGISSRSTRGLYSTVIHDIQEEEMENGQIPPDGLLSNSDSPELINMTGHRMPPEALGSFSYDFTSLSKDELLYKPDSNEFAVGIKNYSVSAGDPPVTAMSSVETVPNTLQISPAMAKKINDDIKYQLMKEVRRFGQNYERIFNLLEEVQGSMKVKRQFVEFTIKEAARFKKVVLIQQLEKVLKEIDSHCHLRKVKHMRKK; translated from the exons ATGTACTCTCAAGAGGATCATATATTTCAGCTGTGTAGTGCCAATTTATGTGCCAGTTATGTTCCAATTATAAATCAAAATGTTCTAATAACACACATAGTTAATCCTGAGGACTATCTGCAGATGCAGGCTTCTCCATTTCGAATGAGTCAACTAACTCCACCTGAAGAACTTCATACTGTTGCCTATGTGTTTACAAATGGTGGGCCG CAAATGAGGAGTGATGAAGTAAATCCGGTTGCAAAAGGAcatcaaagcaaaaagaaacattcCAGAAAATCTAAGAGACACTCTTCATCTAAGAGAAGGAAGAGTATGTCCCTGTGGTTAGACAAACAGGAAG ATGCTAGCGTCACTCACAATGTCCATGAAGAGAAGATAAAAAATGGCCAACCAGCACACAATAATGTCATTGCAACTGTTCCAACAGCGCTTATTAATATGGCAGCAGCTGGAATTTCATCCATGAGTACCAGGGACCAGT ATGCTGCAGTCACTCACAACGTCCATGAAGAGAGGATAAATAACAGCCAACCAGCAGCTGATAACATCTTGTCAACTGCTCCACCATGGCTTGGTGCTATGGCAGCAGCAGGAATTTCGTCCACAAGTACGAGAGATCTGT ATGCTGCAGTCACTCACAACGTCCATGAAGAGAGGATAAATAACAGCCAACCAGCAGCTGATAACATCTTGTCAACTGCTCCACCATGGCTTGGTGCTATGGCAGCAGCAGGAATTTCGTCCACAAGTACGAGAGATCTGT ATTCTACTGTCACTCACAATATCCGTGAAGAGAGAATGGAAAATGGCCAACCCCAACCTGATAACATCTTGTCAACTGGTCCCACAGGGCTTATTAATATGGCAGCGACTCCTATTCCAGCCACGAGTGCCAGAAATCTCT ATGCTACAGTCACTCACAATGGCCGTGAACAGAAGATGGAAAATGTCCAACCAGCACCTGATAACGTGCTATTGACTCTTCGACCACAGCTTATTAATATGGCAGCCACTGGTATTTCAACCATGAGTACCAGGGATCCGT ATGCTACTGTCAATCACCATGTCCATGAAGCAAGGATGGAAAATGGCCAACCACAACAGGATAACGTCTTGTCAAATGTTCTATCTGGGTTTATTAATGTGGCAGGAGCTAGTATTCCAGCAATGAGTTCCAGGGAtctgtggt ATTCTACTGTCACTCACAATATCCGTGAAGAGAGAATGGAAAATGGCCAACCCCAACCTGATAACATCTTGTCAACTGGTCCCACAGGGCTTATTAATATGGCAGCGACTCCTATTCCAGCCACGAGTGCCAGAGATCTCT ATGCTACAGTCACTCACAATGGCCGTGAACAGAAGATGGAAAATGTCCAACCAGCACCTGATAACGTGTTGTTGACTCTTCGACCACAGCTTATTAATATGGCAGCCACTGGTATTTCATCCATGAGTACCAGGGATCCGT ATGCTACTGTCAATCACCATGTCCATGAAGCAAGGATGGAAAATGGCCAACCACAACAGGATAACGTCTTGTCAAATGTTCTATCTGGGTTTATTAATGTGGCAGGAGCTAGTATTCCAGCAATGAGTTCCAGGGAtctgtggt ATGTCACCGCCACTCACAATGTCCATGAGGCGAAGATGAAAAATGACCAACAGGCACCTGATAACTCCTTGTCAACAGTTCCACCAGGGTGTACTAATCTGTCAGGAGCTGGTATTTCATCCAGGAGCACCAGGGgtctgt ATTCTACTGTCATTCACGATATccaggaggaggaaatggaaaatggTCAAATCCCTCCTGATGGCCTCCTGTCAAATTCTGATTCACCAGAGCTTATAAATATGACAGGACATCGTATGCCACCCGAGGCATTGGGTTCTTTCTCTTACGACTTCACAAGTCTCAGCAAAGATGAGCTGCTTTACAAACCTGATAGTAATGAATTTGCTGTAGGCATCAAAAACTACAGTGTCTCTGCAGGTGACCCACCAGTCACAGCAATGTCTTCAGTGGAAACTGTGCCAAATACACTACAAATATCTCCTGCCATGGCAAAGAAAATTAATGATGATATAAAATATCAATTAATGAAAGAAGTTCGAAGGTTTGGGCAAA attatgAAAGAATTTTCAATTTGCTTGAAGAGGTACAAGGATCTATGAAGGTCAAGAGACAATTTGTTGAATTTACCATCAAGGAAGCAGCAAG GTTTAAAAAAGTTGTCTTAATTCAGCAACTCGAGAAGGTGCTTAAAGAAATAGATTCCCACTGCCATCTCAGAAAAGTTAagcacatgagaaaaaaataa
- the SAGE1 gene encoding sarcoma antigen 1 isoform X9 has translation MRSDEVNPVAKGHQSKKKHSRKSKRHSSSKRRKSMSLWLDKQEDASVTHNVHEEKIKNGQPAHNNVIATVPTALINMAAAGISSMSTRDQYAAVTHNIHEEKINNSQPATNNILSTAPPWLGAMAAAGISSTSTRDLYAAVTHNVHEERINNSQPAADNILSTAPPWLGAMAAAGISSTSTRDLYAAVTHNVHEERINNSQPAADNILSTAPPWLGAMAAAGISSTSTRDLYSTVTHNIREERMENGQPQPDNILSTGPTGLINMAATPIPATSARNLYATVTHNGREQKMENVQPAPDNVLLTLRPQLINMAATGISTMSTRDPYATVNHHVHEARMENGQPQQDNVLSNVLSGFINVAGASIPAMSSRDLWYSTVTHNIREERMENGQPQPDNILSTGPTGLINMAATPIPATSARDLYATVTHNGREQKMENVQPAPDNVLLTLRPQLINMAATGISSMSTRDPYATVNHHVHEARMENGQPQQDNVLSNVLSGFINVAGASIPAMSSRDLWYVTATHNVHEAKMKNDQQAPDNSLSTVPPGCTNLSGAGISSRSTRGLYSTVIHDIQEEEMENGQIPPDGLLSNSDSPELINMTGHRMPPEALGSFSYDFTSLSKDELLYKPDSNEFAVGIKNYSVSAGDPPVTAMSSVETVPNTLQISPAMAKKINDDIKYQLMKEVRRFGQNYERIFNLLEEVQGSMKVKRQFVEFTIKEAARFKKVVLIQQLEKVLKEIDSHCHLRKVKHMRKK, from the exons ATGAGGAGTGATGAAGTAAATCCGGTTGCAAAAGGAcatcaaagcaaaaagaaacattcCAGAAAATCTAAGAGACACTCTTCATCTAAGAGAAGGAAGAGTATGTCCCTGTGGTTAGACAAACAGGAAG ATGCTAGCGTCACTCACAATGTCCATGAAGAGAAGATAAAAAATGGCCAACCAGCACACAATAATGTCATTGCAACTGTTCCAACAGCGCTTATTAATATGGCAGCAGCTGGAATTTCATCCATGAGTACCAGGGACCAGT ATGCTGCAGTCACTCACAACATCCATGAAGAGAAGATAAATAACAGCCAACCAGCAACTAATAACATCTTGTCAACTGCTCCACCATGGCTTGGTGCTATGGCAGCAGCAGGAATTTCGTCTACGAGTACGAGAGATCTGT ATGCTGCAGTCACTCACAACGTCCATGAAGAGAGGATAAATAACAGCCAACCAGCAGCTGATAACATCTTGTCAACTGCTCCACCATGGCTTGGTGCTATGGCAGCAGCAGGAATTTCGTCCACAAGTACGAGAGATCTGT ATGCTGCAGTCACTCACAACGTCCATGAAGAGAGGATAAATAACAGCCAACCAGCAGCTGATAACATCTTGTCAACTGCTCCACCATGGCTTGGTGCTATGGCAGCAGCAGGAATTTCGTCCACAAGTACGAGAGATCTGT ATTCTACTGTCACTCACAATATCCGTGAAGAGAGAATGGAAAATGGCCAACCCCAACCTGATAACATCTTGTCAACTGGTCCCACAGGGCTTATTAATATGGCAGCGACTCCTATTCCAGCCACGAGTGCCAGAAATCTCT ATGCTACAGTCACTCACAATGGCCGTGAACAGAAGATGGAAAATGTCCAACCAGCACCTGATAACGTGCTATTGACTCTTCGACCACAGCTTATTAATATGGCAGCCACTGGTATTTCAACCATGAGTACCAGGGATCCGT ATGCTACTGTCAATCACCATGTCCATGAAGCAAGGATGGAAAATGGCCAACCACAACAGGATAACGTCTTGTCAAATGTTCTATCTGGGTTTATTAATGTGGCAGGAGCTAGTATTCCAGCAATGAGTTCCAGGGAtctgtggt ATTCTACTGTCACTCACAATATCCGTGAAGAGAGAATGGAAAATGGCCAACCCCAACCTGATAACATCTTGTCAACTGGTCCCACAGGGCTTATTAATATGGCAGCGACTCCTATTCCAGCCACGAGTGCCAGAGATCTCT ATGCTACAGTCACTCACAATGGCCGTGAACAGAAGATGGAAAATGTCCAACCAGCACCTGATAACGTGTTGTTGACTCTTCGACCACAGCTTATTAATATGGCAGCCACTGGTATTTCATCCATGAGTACCAGGGATCCGT ATGCTACTGTCAATCACCATGTCCATGAAGCAAGGATGGAAAATGGCCAACCACAACAGGATAACGTCTTGTCAAATGTTCTATCTGGGTTTATTAATGTGGCAGGAGCTAGTATTCCAGCAATGAGTTCCAGGGAtctgtggt ATGTCACCGCCACTCACAATGTCCATGAGGCGAAGATGAAAAATGACCAACAGGCACCTGATAACTCCTTGTCAACAGTTCCACCAGGGTGTACTAATCTGTCAGGAGCTGGTATTTCATCCAGGAGCACCAGGGgtctgt ATTCTACTGTCATTCACGATATccaggaggaggaaatggaaaatggTCAAATCCCTCCTGATGGCCTCCTGTCAAATTCTGATTCACCAGAGCTTATAAATATGACAGGACATCGTATGCCACCCGAGGCATTGGGTTCTTTCTCTTACGACTTCACAAGTCTCAGCAAAGATGAGCTGCTTTACAAACCTGATAGTAATGAATTTGCTGTAGGCATCAAAAACTACAGTGTCTCTGCAGGTGACCCACCAGTCACAGCAATGTCTTCAGTGGAAACTGTGCCAAATACACTACAAATATCTCCTGCCATGGCAAAGAAAATTAATGATGATATAAAATATCAATTAATGAAAGAAGTTCGAAGGTTTGGGCAAA attatgAAAGAATTTTCAATTTGCTTGAAGAGGTACAAGGATCTATGAAGGTCAAGAGACAATTTGTTGAATTTACCATCAAGGAAGCAGCAAG GTTTAAAAAAGTTGTCTTAATTCAGCAACTCGAGAAGGTGCTTAAAGAAATAGATTCCCACTGCCATCTCAGAAAAGTTAagcacatgagaaaaaaataa